The following proteins are co-located in the Acidobacteriota bacterium genome:
- a CDS encoding VOC family protein, giving the protein MSHPVKPPVGSIGWIDLTVNDAAGLQEFYQQVTGWVAAPVDMGDYNDFNLQRPDTATPVAGICHARGANQGLPAQWLIYIVVADLDASIERCESLGGKVLAGPKGQPGHDRYCVIEDPAGAVAALYQAAAG; this is encoded by the coding sequence ATGAGTCACCCCGTAAAGCCGCCGGTGGGAAGCATCGGCTGGATCGACCTGACGGTCAACGATGCCGCCGGTTTGCAGGAGTTTTATCAGCAGGTCACCGGCTGGGTGGCCGCTCCCGTGGACATGGGGGACTACAATGATTTCAACCTCCAGCGGCCGGATACGGCGACGCCGGTGGCGGGAATCTGCCACGCCCGCGGCGCCAACCAGGGCCTGCCTGCCCAGTGGTTGATCTACATCGTGGTGGCGGACCTGGATGCCAGCATCGAGCGCTGCGAGAGTCTCGGTGGCAAGGTTCTCGCCGGCCCCAAAGGCCAACCGGGCCACGATCGCTACTGCGTCATCGAAGATCCCGCCGGTGCCGTGGCGGCGCTGTATCAGGCGGCGGCGGGCTGA
- the nth gene encoding endonuclease III, producing MTRRDKAEKIQRILDELFPEVPIPLDHQDPYTLLIAVLLSAQTTDKKVNQVTPALFRRASTPEAMAKLPEEEIHSLIREIGLAKTKAKNIKRLSEMLVERGGEVPRTLEELEKLPGVGHKTASVVMAQAFGEPAFPVDTHIHRLAARWGLSNGKNVAKTEEDLKKVFPRESWNKLHLQIIYFGREYCPARFHDLDQCPICSWAATKKRKREEARR from the coding sequence ATGACCCGCCGAGACAAGGCAGAGAAGATCCAGCGCATCCTCGACGAGCTCTTTCCGGAGGTACCCATCCCGCTGGATCACCAGGACCCCTACACCCTCCTCATCGCGGTCCTGCTCTCCGCCCAGACCACCGACAAGAAGGTCAACCAGGTCACCCCCGCCCTGTTCCGCCGCGCCTCGACTCCCGAGGCCATGGCGAAGCTGCCGGAGGAGGAGATTCACTCCCTGATCCGCGAGATCGGTCTGGCCAAGACCAAGGCCAAGAACATCAAACGGCTGAGCGAGATGCTGGTGGAGCGTGGCGGCGAGGTGCCCCGGACCCTCGAGGAGCTCGAGAAGCTACCGGGGGTCGGTCACAAGACAGCGTCGGTGGTGATGGCCCAGGCCTTCGGCGAGCCGGCGTTCCCGGTGGACACCCACATCCACCGCCTGGCGGCCCGGTGGGGCCTGTCCAACGGCAAGAACGTGGCGAAGACGGAGGAGGATCTGAAGAAAGTCTTTCCCCGGGAGAGCTGGAACAAACTCCACCTACAGATCATCTACTTCGGCCGCGAGTACTGCCCGGCGCGCTTCCACGACCTGGATCAATGCCCCATCTGCTCCTGGGCAGCGACCAAGAAGCGCAAGCGGGAAGAGGCGCGGAGGTAG
- a CDS encoding YhbY family RNA-binding protein, whose translation MTSSGPRLSGAQRKFLRGQAHHLKPLVHIGRNGLTESSLTQLDESLADHELVKVKFLDFKDQKKELVGRMEERLGAEAVGLIGHMAILYRRHPDPEERKIRLP comes from the coding sequence ATGACCTCATCCGGACCCCGCCTGAGCGGAGCCCAGCGCAAATTCCTGCGCGGCCAAGCCCATCATTTGAAGCCCCTGGTGCACATCGGCCGCAACGGCCTCACCGAGAGCTCCCTGACCCAGCTGGACGAGAGCCTCGCCGATCACGAGTTGGTGAAGGTGAAGTTCCTCGACTTCAAGGATCAGAAGAAAGAGCTGGTGGGGCGCATGGAGGAGCGCTTGGGCGCCGAGGCAGTGGGCCTCATCGGCCACATGGCCATCCTCTACCGCCGCCACCCGGATCCTGAGGAGCGGAAGATTCGGTTGCCTTGA
- a CDS encoding UDP-N-acetylmuramate dehydrogenase → MQPPTDLHDDVLLSALTSLAVGGPARFFTRFRTPKELSQAVTWAREEGHEVFLLGGGSNLLVADDGFDGLVLQSADDRLELSPDGRLQAGAAVPWDHIVELAVHQGMAGIECLSGIPGSAGAAPIQNIGAYGQELSEVAEEVQVLELATGEKLRLPAQDCGFGYRTSAFKTRWRGRYAVTGITLQLRPGAPGTVGYPDLQRSFRNHGGDPTPVAVRQQVLEIRRGKSMVLTLDDPNHRSAGSFFVNPVLGVAEVATVERRVRARQGNHSAESMPRYPMPPGPDGEERIKLSAAWLIESAGFRRGHSLGPAGISSRHALALINRGEATAADLVALAARIRRRVRGSFGVVLEPEPTFLGFQRPVEELLD, encoded by the coding sequence ATGCAGCCGCCCACCGATCTCCACGACGACGTTCTCCTCTCCGCCCTGACCTCTCTCGCGGTGGGGGGACCGGCGCGCTTTTTCACTCGTTTCCGGACGCCGAAGGAGCTCTCCCAAGCGGTGACTTGGGCGCGGGAGGAAGGCCACGAGGTCTTCCTCCTCGGTGGCGGCAGCAATCTGCTGGTGGCCGACGACGGCTTCGACGGGCTGGTGCTGCAATCCGCCGACGATCGCCTGGAGCTCAGCCCCGACGGCAGGCTGCAGGCCGGAGCGGCGGTGCCCTGGGACCACATCGTGGAGCTGGCGGTGCATCAGGGAATGGCGGGCATCGAGTGCCTGAGCGGCATCCCCGGCAGCGCCGGGGCGGCACCGATCCAGAATATCGGCGCCTACGGTCAGGAGCTCTCGGAAGTGGCGGAGGAAGTCCAGGTTCTGGAGCTGGCCACCGGCGAGAAGCTGCGGCTGCCCGCCCAGGACTGCGGCTTCGGCTACCGCACCAGCGCCTTCAAGACCCGCTGGCGGGGACGGTATGCGGTCACCGGCATCACCCTCCAGCTGCGCCCCGGCGCCCCGGGCACGGTGGGCTATCCGGATCTCCAGCGCAGCTTCCGAAACCACGGCGGCGACCCGACGCCGGTGGCGGTGCGGCAGCAGGTCCTGGAGATCCGCCGCGGCAAATCCATGGTGCTGACCCTCGACGACCCCAACCACCGCAGCGCCGGCTCGTTCTTCGTCAACCCGGTGCTCGGTGTTGCAGAGGTGGCGACGGTGGAGCGGCGGGTGCGGGCGCGCCAGGGCAACCACAGCGCCGAGTCCATGCCCCGCTACCCGATGCCGCCGGGCCCCGACGGCGAGGAGCGAATCAAACTCTCCGCCGCCTGGCTCATCGAATCGGCGGGCTTCCGGCGGGGCCACTCCCTGGGCCCGGCGGGAATCTCGTCCCGCCACGCCCTGGCCCTGATCAACCGCGGCGAGGCTACCGCCGCCGACCTGGTGGCCTTGGCGGCCCGCATCCGCCGGCGGGTCCGGGGCAGCTTCGGAGTGGTCCTGGAGCCGGAACCCACGTTCTTGGGCTTCCAGCGGCCGGTCGAAGAGTTATTGGATTAG